The Salinirubellus salinus genome segment GTCGTGATGGTAGAGACCCTCCTCCCGCTGCAGTTCGGCGGGCTCGGCGGTCCGCCGCTGTTCTTCCGTCTTTTCGGGCTCCTGTTCGCCGCCGTCGGCGCCCTGAACCTCTGGAAGCCCCGTGAGATGGCGAGCTGGCAGTTCAGACGGCGCTACGGCGACGTGGAGGGGACCCTCGAGCCGTCGGACGCCCGCGTGATGCTGATGCGTGTGTTCGGCGGCTTCTTCGTCCTCGTCGGCCTGGGCATCTTCCTCGGGCTGTTCCCGTAACGGGCGCGGCGACCGCCACACGGGGTCACGCGTCGTCTCTGGCCGCCTGCTCGCGCCACTCCGGCGCGAGCAGTCCGTACCGGACCACGTCCACGCGGTCGCCGCGGACGAACGCGTGTTCGCGGCTCACGCCCTCCTCGAGGAACCCGTTGCGTCCCAGTGCCCGCCGCGCCGCCTCGTTGGTCGCCTGCGTCGTCGCGTGGAGCCGGTGGAGTCCGAGCGTGTCGAAGGCGTACGCACAGAGGAGGCCGAGCGTCTCCGTGGCGTAGCCCCGGTCCCAGTGATCGGGGGCGACGTACCCCCGCACCTCCGCGACGCCCCACTGCGGGAAGTAGTCGGCCAGTTCGGCGACGCCGACCCGTTCGTGCTCGCTGGCGGGTGCCGTCGGCGTCCCCGGCGTGTAGACGAGGAACGTGAAGTCCTCGGGACTGAGCGACTCGAACCACTCGGTCTGCTGGCGGTCGGTGTACGGGAGGACTGCCCCGAGCGGTTCGCGAACCACTGGGTCCTGTGACAGTCGCCGGACGAACGGCAGGTCGTCCGCCTCCAGCGGCCGGAGGTGGACGCGCTCACCACGGAGGAACGCGGGTGCGGTCATGCCGCCCGAGTGGTCGAGGAAGGGAATAACTCCCCGTTCGGCGGGTGCTCACTCGGCTGTGGCATCGGTCCGGCCGGCCCTCCCTTCGCGCCACTCCCGTGCCAGCAGGCCGTAGTGGAGCCGGTCGACGCGTTCCCCACCGACGAGCGTCGCCTCTCGGCTCGTCCCCTCGTGGGTGAACCCGAGTCGATCCAGCGTCGCCCGTGCGGACTCGTTGACGGCGAGGGTCTGCGCCCGGAGCCGGTGGAGTCGCCGCTCGTCGAACGCGTAGGCCACGACGAGTCCACACGCGGCTGTGGCGTAACCGTGCCCGCGAGCGTCCGGGACGAGCGCGGCACCCACCTCGGCGGTCCCGGCCCGGCCGTCGAGGTCGAAGAGGTTCACGAGCCCAACGGCGCGTTCCGGGTCGTCCGCCGGGCAGACGAGGAGCTGGACGTTCGACTCGTCCAGCGACTCCAGCCACTCGCGCTCCTGTCGCCGGGTGTGCGGGGTGTGGACGTCCATCCGCTGTCGGACCGCCGGGTCGGCGTACACGTCGTCGAACAGGCCGAGGTCCGCCTCCTCGAACGTGCGGAGTTCGACCCGGTCGCCCCGGAGGAAGACGGGGCCGGGCATCAGTGCTCACCTCCGTCGGATCCGGCGTCGAGCGCCGCTCTCGCCCGCTCGTGGGCCGGTTCCCACTCGTCGGCGAACGCGACGTACCGGTGGCAGTCGACGCGCTCGCCGTCGCGGAACGCCTCGCGTTCGAGCACCGCCTCCTCGTGCCACCCGGCCTTCTCGAGGACGCGCATCGAGGCGGGGTTGTGGGCGTAGACGCTCGCGTACAGTTTCGCCAGTCGTCGCTCCTCGAAGGCGTACCGGGTCAGGAGTGCGACCGCCTCGGTGGCGTAGCCGTTGCCCCAGTGCTCCGAGGCGACGCTGTAGCCGACCTCGGCGGTCCCCCACGTCGTGTCGAGGTCACCGAGGCCGGCGGTCCCCACGGGTTCACCGTCGGAGCGTGGTTCCGACGAGGCGTCACTCGCTCCGCTCGTGTCACCGCGCCCGGCGACGAGCAACAGCGTCTCGCCGTCCCGGTCGTGCAGCGAGTCCAGCCACTCGCGCTCCTGTTCGCGGTTCTTCGGCGTCGACGAGCGCAGCGTCGCCCGCACCCGCGGGTCGTTGATAGCTCGCTGGACGAACGCGAGGTCTGCCTCCTCGACCGGACAGAGGTCGATACGGTCGCCACGCAGGAAGGTAGGGTCGGGCATAGTCCACGGTTCTCGGCGGTCGCCCAAGAGTCCGTGGCTAGTGTGTGGTGTGCTAGCACTGTGTCGCGTCCCCCAGAAGGTGTTTACCGGCCGGGCCGGAGCACACGGGTACGGGTCCTCGGGTAGGGGCCTCTGGACCCGTGCTGGATTTATGTGTGGGTGGCCGACACCAGTACTGATTAGACCGTCCCACGCGCCTCGCGATGTATGGGCACGCCGCTCTCCTCCCGCGAGGAACAGGTCGACGAGGTGCTGACGCGACTCTACGACCGCTACCCCGAACCGGAGATCTCGCTCGACTTCTCGAACCGCCTCGAACTGCTCGTCGCCGTCGTCCTCTCGGCGCAGTGTACCGACGCACGGGTCAACGAGGTGACGACGGACCTGTTCGAGAAGTACCGCACGCCCGAGGACTACGCGAACGCGAGCGAGGAGCAACTCGCCGAGGACATCTACGGCATCACGTTCCACAACAACAAGGGCGGCTACCTGAAGGGCATCGGGGAGATACTGGTCGCCGAACACGGCGGCGAGGTGCCGGACACGATGAGTGCGCTCACCGACCTCCCCGGCGTGGGCCGCAAGACCGCGAACGTCGTCCTGCAGCACGGCCACGAGGTCGTGGAGGGCATCGTCGTCGACACGCACGTCCAGCGCATCTCCCGGCGTCTCGGGCTGACCGAGGAGGAGACGCCGGCGAAGATCGAGCAGGACCTGATGGGTGTCGTCCCCGAGGACGAGTGGAAGGAACTCACGCACCTGTTCATCAGCCACGGACGGGCGACCTGCTCGGCGCGGAACCCGGACTGCGGGGACTGCGTGCTGGCGGACATCTGCCCCTCTGAGAAGGGCGACGCGGACGTGGACCTCGCCAGCGGCGAGGCGTGGTAGGGACGGGGAGTTTTGTCGGTCGCCGGTGAGGTGGGGCCATGCTCGGACGGGCCGGCCGGTACGTGGCGGTGACGTACGGCGTCAGCTGGAGCGCGTGGGGCCTCCTCCTCGTCACCGACCTGCGACCGTTCGCGCTCCCGGGGCTCCTCGCGTTCTTCGTCGGCGGGCTCGGGCCGGCCGTGGCCGGCGTCGGACTCACCGTCTCGTCCGGAGCCGAGGCCCGGCGAGCGTACTGGCGTCGACTGGTCGACCCGTCGAGAGTCGGGCTGACGTGGGGTCTCTTCGTCCTCGCGCTCCCGCTGTTCGTCACGCTCGCCGGCGCCGTCGTCGCGGGAGTTGCCGGTGGGTCGTCGGGACTGCTGGCCGAGTCGGCACCCGACACCGTCCCGGCGTTCCTCGCCTTCCTCGTCGTGACGGTCCTGTTCGGGCCGCTCCCGGAGGAACTCGGCTGGCGTGGCTACCTCCTCGACCCGCTGCTCGACCGGTACGGGGCGCTCCGTGCCAGCCTCGGCGTCGGTGGCCTGTGGGCGGTCTGGCACCTGCCGCTGTTCTTCCTCGCCGGGACCTACTAGGCGGGGCTGGGCCTCGGGACGGCCGCGTTCTGGCTGTTCGGGTACTTCGTCCTGGCCTACTCGGTGCTGTTCACGTGGGTCCACGTCCACACCGGCCGGAGCATCCTCGCGGCCGTCCTCTTCCACTCGGCCATCAACGGGAGCGGGGAGCTGTTCGTCTCGACGCTCGGGGCGGACCTCGTCTCGGCGGGCCTGTTGCTGGTCGTCGTCGGGGCCGTCGTGGCCGTCGCCGGTCCGGAGGGGCTCAGGCGGGGCGGCGAGACGCCCACGTAGCGCGCCCACCTAGAGCACGTACATGACGACGAACCGGCCGAGACCGGTGAGCCACGCGCCAATCCAGAAGAACGTGTAGCCGAACACGCCGAGGCGGAGCCGTGAGCGCCAGTGGCTCATCCGCTCGCTCCCGATCTCCTCCAGCAGCACGTCCTCGTCGTAGTCGTGGTAGAGGTCGTGCTCCCACTTCGCCCGGAAGATGCGGACGATACCCGTGAACCCGAACAGGAGGAAGGCGTAGGCGGTCAGCCCGAGGAACGCGTGGACGGTGGCGAGCCCGCCGAACTGACCCGGATGGCCCGCCAGCCCGAACAGCCGCGGCACCATCCAGAACACCATCGGCACCGTCGTCAGCGTCAACCCCGTGAGGATGAACTTCAGGTGGTAGGTCAGCACGCCCCACGTGACGGCCTCGGCGTCGATCATGATCCACGCCCCGTAGAGGAACAGGGGGAGGGCGGCCGAGACGGCGATGGCAGTCAGCGCCGCGACGGTCGCGTCGGGGAGCATCACCCGGAGGTTGGACCGGACCGCGTTTGAGACTGCCGGAAGCGGCGCGCCCGGCCGCCGCCGTCGTCGGCCTCACCCGGCGGTCGGCGTCGGTGTCGCCGTGGCGTTCCCGACGGTCCGGACCACGTCCTGCTGGCCGCCGAGTTCGTAGGGGCCCGCGCCGGGGCCGGTCGACGTGCGGACGCCCACGCCCCAGATGTCGGGGCCGCTGTACTCGGTGAGCATCACGAACTCGTCGCGGTCGGGCAGATAGCGGACGACCGGGTCGCCGCCGCAGGCCGTCGTCACCCGACCGAGGGGCGTGAACGACGACAGGTTCTCCGAGGTGGCGACCTGCACGTGGTAGCGGGGGTGTTCGGTCGTCTCGTCGACGAACAGGTAGTAGGTGCCGTCGACCCGCACCACGTCGGGGTCGCCGGTCTGCCAGCCCTCGCCACGCACGTCGAGTGCGAGGCCCTGTCGGTCCCAGTGGAGCGCGTCCGTGGAGACGGCGTGCCCCAGCGCCTCGCCGTTCTCGCCGGGCGTGCCGAACTTCTGCTCGTAGTAGAGGTGCCACGTCTCCGTCTCGGGGTCGTAGAACCCCCCCGTGTCGCTCTCGTTCAGGACGACGCCGCGGTTCGTTAGGTCGGTCAGCGACCGGCCGGTCCAGAGTTCGGTACGCTCCTCCCCCACGGTCCGGAAGAGGTAGTAGACCCCGTCGACCTCCCGGCCCCAGTTGAAGTTCGAGGCGAACTCGGCGCCCTCTACGTCCGCGGCGACGCGACGGTACGACTCGAAGTCGCGACTCTCGTAGAGGTCCATCCGGCCGTCCCCGTCGTCGACGAGGAGGCGGTAGGGGAACTCGCGGTCGGGTTCGACGAAGAGGACGGGGTCGTAGACACCGACCAGTGGCTCCGGGTCGCTCCAGTCGGTCCACTCGGGGGCGAGGGCCGTCCCGCTGGGCGCACAGGTGTCGGGGGGACGCTCTCCCACCCCGAAGAGGGCGACCCCGGCGGACTGGACAGCCAGCGTGTAGAGCGAGGCGACCACCAGTA includes the following:
- a CDS encoding GNAT family N-acetyltransferase, with the protein product MTAPAFLRGERVHLRPLEADDLPFVRRLSQDPVVREPLGAVLPYTDRQQTEWFESLSPEDFTFLVYTPGTPTAPASEHERVGVAELADYFPQWGVAEVRGYVAPDHWDRGYATETLGLLCAYAFDTLGLHRLHATTQATNEAARRALGRNGFLEEGVSREHAFVRGDRVDVVRYGLLAPEWREQAARDDA
- a CDS encoding GNAT family N-acetyltransferase, with translation MPGPVFLRGDRVELRTFEEADLGLFDDVYADPAVRQRMDVHTPHTRRQEREWLESLDESNVQLLVCPADDPERAVGLVNLFDLDGRAGTAEVGAALVPDARGHGYATAACGLVVAYAFDERRLHRLRAQTLAVNESARATLDRLGFTHEGTSREATLVGGERVDRLHYGLLAREWREGRAGRTDATAE
- a CDS encoding GNAT family N-acetyltransferase, with product MPDPTFLRGDRIDLCPVEEADLAFVQRAINDPRVRATLRSSTPKNREQEREWLDSLHDRDGETLLLVAGRGDTSGASDASSEPRSDGEPVGTAGLGDLDTTWGTAEVGYSVASEHWGNGYATEAVALLTRYAFEERRLAKLYASVYAHNPASMRVLEKAGWHEEAVLEREAFRDGERVDCHRYVAFADEWEPAHERARAALDAGSDGGEH
- the nth gene encoding endonuclease III, with translation MGTPLSSREEQVDEVLTRLYDRYPEPEISLDFSNRLELLVAVVLSAQCTDARVNEVTTDLFEKYRTPEDYANASEEQLAEDIYGITFHNNKGGYLKGIGEILVAEHGGEVPDTMSALTDLPGVGRKTANVVLQHGHEVVEGIVVDTHVQRISRRLGLTEEETPAKIEQDLMGVVPEDEWKELTHLFISHGRATCSARNPDCGDCVLADICPSEKGDADVDLASGEAW
- a CDS encoding CPBP family intramembrane glutamic endopeptidase, which produces MLGRAGRYVAVTYGVSWSAWGLLLVTDLRPFALPGLLAFFVGGLGPAVAGVGLTVSSGAEARRAYWRRLVDPSRVGLTWGLFVLALPLFVTLAGAVVAGVAGGSSGLLAESAPDTVPAFLAFLVVTVLFGPLPEELGWRGYLLDPLLDRYGALRASLGVGGLWAVWHLPLFFLAGTY
- a CDS encoding DUF7321 family protein; this translates as MLPDATVAALTAIAVSAALPLFLYGAWIMIDAEAVTWGVLTYHLKFILTGLTLTTVPMVFWMVPRLFGLAGHPGQFGGLATVHAFLGLTAYAFLLFGFTGIVRIFRAKWEHDLYHDYDEDVLLEEIGSERMSHWRSRLRLGVFGYTFFWIGAWLTGLGRFVVMYVL